A window of Sebastes umbrosus isolate fSebUmb1 chromosome 3, fSebUmb1.pri, whole genome shotgun sequence contains these coding sequences:
- the myh11a gene encoding myosin-11a isoform X3, giving the protein MSKKAPTEDEKFLYVNKDILNSPMAQADWSAKKLVWIPSERHGFEAASIKEEHGDEVLVELADNAKKVTVNKDDIQKMNPPKFSKVEDMAELTCLNEASVLHNIRERYYSGLIYTYSGLFCVVVNPYKMLPIYSEKIIEMYKGKKRHEVPPHIYSIADNAYRNMMQDREDQSILCTGESGAGKTENTKKVIQYLAVVASSHKGKKDSSVQQSGNQFAYGELEKQLLQANPILEAFGNAKTIKNDNSSRFGKFIRINFDVTGYIVGANIETYLLEKSRCIRQAKTERAFHIFYYMIAGVQEKLREELLLEPFSNYRFLSAGHVQLPGQTDDEMYEETMEAMKIMGLTDEDRTDILKVCSTVMQLGNIEFKKERNQEQATMPDNTAAQKVCHLQGINVTDFTRAILTPRIKVGREVVQKAQTKEQADFAIEALAKAVFERLFRWLLARVNKALDKTKRQGASFLGILDIAGFEIFEDNSFEQLCINYTNEKLQQLFNHTMFILEQEEYQREGIEWNFIDFGLDLQPCIELIERPNNPPGVLALLDEECWFPKATDVSFVEKLMNTQGNHVKFAKPKQLKDKTEFSLLHYAGKVDYNATAWLTKNMDPLNDNVTSLLNSSSSQFVQDLWKDADRVVGLDTLAKMSDSSMPSGSKTKKGMFRTVGQLYKESLAKLMTTLHNTQPNFVRCIIPNHEKRAGKLDAYLVLEQLRCNGVLEGIRICRQGFPNRIVFQEFRQRYEILAASAIPKGFMDGKQACCLMIKHLDLDPNLYRIGQSKIFFRTGVLAQLEEERDLKITVVIIAFQAQTRGFLARKAFAKRQAQLTAMKVIQRNCAAYLKLRNWQWWRLFTKVKPLLQVTRQEEEMGMKDEELQRAKEVASKFDAELKEISLKHTSVLEERNALQEQLQAETELYAEAEEMRVRLASKKQELEEILHEMEARLDEEEERAQALLVDKKKMQQQMQELEEHLEEEEDARQKLQLEKVTSEGKVKKLEDDILVMEDHNNKLQKERKLMEERIADFSSNLAEEEEKSKNLTKLKNKHESMISELEVRLKKEEKGRQELDKAKRKLDAESNDMQEQIADLQAQIADLKAQLAKKEEELQNALARLEDETGQKNNALKKIRELEGHISDLQEDLDSERAARNKAEKFKRDLGEELEALKSELEDTLDTTATQQELRAKREQEVNLLKKAIDDENRTHECVTQEMRQKHTQAVEELTEQLEQSKRVKSNLEKAKQALEKETSELTVEVRSLNQAKQDGEHKRKKLEGQVTDLQSRFTDSEKQKAELGERCSKITVELESVTNLLNEAEGKNIKLSKDVSGLTSQLQDSQEQLAEETRQKLQFSTKLRQAEDDKNNLQEQLEEEMEAKRNVERHVSTLNIQLSDSKKKLDEMTGNVELLEEGKKRLQRDLEAANTQFEEKASAYDKLEKTKNRLQQELEDTLMDLDNQRQNVSNLEKKQKKFDQMLAEEKSISSKYADERDRAEAEAREKDTKALSLGRALDEAQGSREELERANKALKMEMEDLISSKDDVGKSVHELEKSKRGLDAQVEEMKTQLEELEDELQAAEDAKLRLEVNMQALKAQFDRDLQGRDEMGEEKKRQLVKQVRELETELEDERKQRALATAAKKKLETDMKDLEGQIETASKGRDEAIKQLRKLQAQMKDYQRELEDAHAAREEVLTTAKESEKKAKGLEAELMQLQEEMAAAERGRKQAEAERDELSDELASNSSGKSALADEKRRLEAKISQLEEELEEEQSNMEIINDRLRKSTQQVDQLNNELQTERSTSQKNESARQQMERQNKELKAKLQEMENQVKSKFKSSISALEAKVAQLEEQLEQENREKQASAKGLRQKDKKLKDLVMQVEDERKQGEQYKDQAEKANTRMKQLKRQLEESEEESQRATAARRKLQRELDEATEASDAMSREVNTLKSKLRGNPDPKE; this is encoded by the exons ATGTCCAAGAAGGCCCCAACCGAGGACGAGAAGTTCCTCTACGTTAACAAAGACATCCTGAACAGCCCCATGGCTCAGGCTGACTGGTCGGCCAAGAAGCTGGTGTGGATCCCATCGGAGAGGCATGGCTTCGAGGCGGCCAGTATCAAGGAGGAGCACGGCGACGAGGTGCTGGTGGAGCTGGCTGACAACGCCAAGAAGGTGACGGTCAATAAGGATGACATCCAGAAGATGAACCCGCCCAAGTTCAGCAAGGTGGAGGACATGGCTGAGCTCACCTGCCTGAACGAAGCCTCCGTGTTGCACAACATCCGCGAGAGATACTATTCTGGCCTTATTTAT ACATACTCCGGCCTGTTCTGCGTGGTGGTGAACCCCTACAAAATGCTGCCCATTTACTCAGAGAAGATCATTGAAATGTACAAAGGGAAGAAACGACATGAAGTCCCCCCTCATATCTACTCCATCGCCGATAATGCCTACAGGAACATGATGCAAG ATCGTGAGGACCAGTCCATTCTCTGCAC TGGAGAGTCTGGTGCTGGGAAGACGGAGAACACCAAGAAGGTCATCCAGTATCTGGCTGTTGTGGCCTCCTCACATAAAGGCAAGAAGGACAGCAGTGTT CAACAATCAGGAAACCAGTTTGCCTAC GGGGAGCTGGAGAAGCAGCTCTTGCAGGCCAACCCCATCCTGGAGGCTTTCGGAAATGCCAAGACCATCAAAAATGACAACTCCTCCCGATTT GGTAAATTCATCCGCATCAACTTTGATGTGACCGGCTACATTGTTGGAGCCAACATTGAGACTT ACCTGCTGGAGAAGTCTCGCTGTATCAGACAAGCAAAGACAGAAAGagcttttcacatcttctaCTACATGATTGCTGGTGTCCAGGAAAAACTGCGGG AGGAGCTTCTTCTGGAGCCCTTCAGCAATTACCGCTTCCTGAGTGCCGGTCACGTTCAGCTCCCCGGCCAGACGGACGATGAGATGTATGAAGAGACCATGGAGGCCATGAAGATCATGGGACTCACCGACGAGGACAGAACCG ATATCCTGAAGGTGTGCTCCACAGTCATGCAGCTGGGAAATATTGAGTTCAAGAAAGAGAGGAACCAGGAGCAGGCCACTATGCCAGACAACACCG CGGCCCAGAAGGTGTGTCACCTGCAGGGCATCAATGTGACAGACTTTACCCGAGCCATCCTCACCCCTCGAATCAAAGTGGGCAGAGAGGTGGTGCAGAAGGCACAGACCAAAGAGCAG GCTGACTTTGCTATTGAAGCCCTGGCTAAAGCTGTGTTTGAGCGACTGTTCCGCTGGCTCCTGGCCCGTGTCAACAAGGCCCTGGACAAGACCAAACGCCAGGGAGCCTCCTTCCTGGGAATCCTCGACATCGCCGGCTTTGAGATCTTTGAG GACAACTCCTTTGAGCAGCTGTGCATCAACTACACCaatgagaagctgcagcagctcttcaACCACACCATGTTCATCCTGGAGCAGGAGGAGTACCAGAGGGAGGGCATCGAGTGGAACTTCATCGACTTCGGCCTCGACCTGCAGCCCTGCATTGAGCTCATCGAGAGGCCG AACAACCCTCCAGGTGTTCTGGCCCTGCTGGATGAAGAGTGCTGGTTCCCCAAAGCCACAGATGTCtcctttgtggagaaactcatgAACACACAAGGGAACCATGTGAAATTCGCCAAACCTAAACAGCTCAAAGACAAGACAGAGTTTTCTCTTTTACATTATGCTGGAAAG gTGGACTATAACGCCACAGCCTGGTTGACAAAGAACATGGACCCTCTAAATGACAACGTCACGTCACTGCTCAACAGCTCCTCCAGCCAGTTTGTGCAAGACCTGTGGAAAGATG CGGACAGAGTGGTGGGTCTTGACACATTAGCCAAGATGTCAGACAGCTCCATGCCGAGTGGGTCAAAGACCAAGAAGGGAATGTTCCGCACGGTCGGACAGCTCTACAAGGAGTCTCTGGCCAAACTTATGACCACACTGCACAACACGCAGCCCAACTTCGTCAGATGCATCATCCCCAACCACGAGAAGAGG GCCGGGAAGCTGGATGCGTACCTGGTCCTGGAGCAGCTGAGGTGTAACGGTGTCTTGGAGGGGATCAGAATCTGCCGACAAGGATTTCCAAACAGAATCGTCTTCCAGGAGTTCCGCCAGCG TTATGAGATCCTGGCTGCTAGCGCTATCCCCAAAGGTTTCATGGATGGCAAACAAGCCTGCTGCCTCATG ATCAAGCACCTGGACTTGGACCCCAACCTGTACAGGATCGGACAGAGTAAGATCTTCTTCCGCACGGGAGTGCTGgcccagctggaggaggagagagatctGAAGATCACTGTGGTCATCATCGCTTTCCAGGCCCAGACTAGAGGCTTCCTAGCCAGAAA GGCATTTGCCAAGAGGCAAGCGCAACTCACAGCCATGAAGGTGATCCAGAGAAACTGTGCTGCCTACCTCAAACTAAGGAACTGGCAGTGGTGGAGGCTCTTCACAAAG GTCAAGCCTCTCCTGCAAGTGACCcgacaggaggaggagatgggtaTGAAGGACgaagagctgcagagagccAAAGAAGTTGCTTCAAAGTTTGACGCTGAGCTGAAGGAGATCAGCCTGAAACACACATCG GTTTTGGAGGAGAGGAACGCACTGCAGGAGCAGCTTCAAGCAGAGACAGAGCTGTACGCCGAGGCTGAGGAGATGAGGGTTCGTCTGGCGTCTAAGAAGCAGGAGTTGGAGGAGATCCTCCATGAGATGGAGGCGAGAttggatgaggaggaagaacgTGCTCAGGCGCTGTTAGTGGATAAGAAGAAGATGCAACAGCAGATGCAG GAATTGGAAGAACatttagaggaggaggaagatgccCGTCAAAAGTTGCAGCTGGAGAAGGTTACCTCTGAGGGGAAGGTCAAAAAGCTGGAGGACGACATCTTGGTGATGGAGGACCATAACAACAAGCTGCAGAAG GAGAGAaagctgatggaggagaggattgCAGACTTCAGTTCCAACctggcagaggaagaggagaagtcAAAGAACCTCACCAAgctcaaaaataaacatgagtCCATGATCTCTGAACTAGAGG TCCGTTtgaaaaaggaagagaaggGTCGACAGGAGCTGGATAAGGCTAAGCGTAAGTTGGATGCAGAGTCGAATGACATGCAAGAGCAGATAGCTGACCTGCAGGCCCAGATCGCTGACCTCAAAGCCCAGCTTgcaaagaaggaggaggagttacaGAACGCCTTGGCCAG gtTAGAAGATGAGACGGGTCAGAAGAACAACGCTCTGAAGAAGATCAGAGAGCTGGAGGGACACATCTCCGACCTGCAGGAGGACCTCGACTCTGAGCGGGCTGCTAGGAACAAAGCAGAGAAGTTCAAACGGGACCTCGGGGAGGAGCTGGAGGCCCTCAAGTCTGAGCTAGAGGACACCTTGGACACTACTGCCACACAGCAGGAACTAAG ggCCAAACGAGAGCAGGAGGTGAACTTGCTGAAGAAAGCCATCGATGACGAGAACCGCACCCACGAGTGCGTGACACAGGAGATGAGACAGAAACACACCCAGGCTGTGGAGGAGCTCACAGAGCAGCTGGAGCAGTCCAAACGA GTGAAGTCAAACCTGGAGAAGGCTAAACAAGCTCTGGAGAAAGAGACATCAGAATTAACCGTGGAGGTGCGCTCACTCAACCAGGCCAAACAAGACGGGGAGCACAAGAGGAAGAAGTTGGAAGGTCAGGTGACAGATCTGCAGTCACGCTTCACCGACAGCGAGAAGCAGAAGGCCGAGCTGGGAGAGCGCTGCTCCAAGATCACT GTTGAACTGGAGAGTGTTACAAACCTACTGAATGAAGCAGAAGGCAAGAACATCAAACTGAGTAAAGATGTTTCCGGCCTTACCTCCCAACTCCAAGACTCACAG GAACAGCTGGCTGAGGAGACGCGTCAGAAACTGCAGTTCTCTACAAAGCTGCGGCAAGCGGAAGACGACAAGAATAACTTGCAGGAGCAGCTTGAAGAGGAGATGGAGGCCAAGAGGAACGTGGAGAGACACGTGTCCACCCTCAACATCCAG TTGTCTGATTCGAAAAAGAAGCTGGACGAAATGACGGGAAACGTCGAGCTGCTGGAAGAAGGTAAGAAACGTCTGCAGAGAGATTTGGAGGCAGCGAACACCCAGTTTGAGGAGAAGGCCTCTGCCTATGACAAGCTGGAGAAGACCAAAAACCGCCTGCAGCAGGAGCTCGAGGACACGCTGATGGACTTGGACAACCAGAGACAGAATGTGTCCAACCtggagaagaagcagaagaagttTGACCAG ATGCTGGCCGAGGAGAAGAGTATCTCCAGTAAATATGCAGATGAGAGAGACCGCGCTGAAGCCGAGGCCAGAGAGAAGGACACCAAGGCTCTGTCACTGGGCAGAGCTCTGGACGAGGCCCAGGGTTcaagagaggagctggagagagcCAACAAGGCCctgaagatggagatggaggaccTGATCAGCTCCAAGGATGATGTGGGAAAAAGT GTCCACGAGCTGGAGAAGTCCAAACGAGGCCTGGATGCCCAGGTGGAGGAGATGAAGACCCAGCTAGAGGAGCTAGAGGACGAGCTGCAGGCGGCTGAGGACGCCAAGCTGCGTCTGGAGGTCAACATGCAGGCCCTGAAGGCCCAGTTCGATAGGGACCTCCAGGGACGAGATGAgatgggagaggagaagaagagacagCTCGTCAAGCAG GTCCGTGAGTTGGAGACAGAGTTGGAGGACGAACGTAAGCAGAGGGCCCTGGCGACAGCAGCCAAGAAGAAGTTGGAGACAGACATGAAAGATCTGGAGGGACAGATCGAGACGGCCAGTAAGGGACGGGATGAGGCCATCAAACAGCTCCGCAAGCTCCAG GCCCAGATGAAGGACTACCAGAGGGAGTTGGAAGACGCCCACGCTGCCAGAGAGGAGGTGTTGACTACCGCAAAGGAGAGCGAGAAGAAGGCCAAGGGTCTGGAGGCTGAGCTCATGCAGCTACAGGAG GAAATGGCTGCAGCCGAGAGGGGACGGAAGCAGGCGGAGGCCGAGAGAGACGAGCTGTCTGATGAGCTGGCCAGTAACTCCTCCGGGAA GTCAGCCTTGGCGGACGAGAAACGTCGTCTGGAAGCTAAGATCTCCCAGCtagaggaggagctggaggaagagcagagcaacatggagatCATCAATGACAGGCTGAGGAAGAGCACACAGCAG GTGGATCAGCTGAATAACGAGCTGCAGACAGAGCGCAGCACCTCCCAGAAGAACGAGAGCGCTCGGCAGCAGATGGAGCGCCAGAACAAGGAGCTGAAGGCCAAGCTCCAGGAGATGGAGAaccaagtcaagtccaagtTCAAGTCCTCCATCTCGGCCTTGGAGGCTAAAGTGGCAcagctggaggagcagctggagcaggagaacaG GGAGAAGCAGGCATCTGCAAAGGGTTTGCGCCAGAAGGACAAGAAGCTCAAGGACCTGGTGATGCAGGTGGAAGACGAAAGGAAACAGGGAGAGCAGTACAAAGACCAG GCGGAAAAGGCGAATACCCGCATGAAGCAGCTGAAGCGGCAGCTGGAGGAGTCGGAGGAAGAGTCTCAGCGTGCTACAGCTGCCCGCAGGAAGCTGCAGCGGGAGCTGGATGAGGCCACTGAGGCCAGCGACGCCATGAGCCGCGAGGTCAACACTCTCAAGAGCAAACTCAG AGGCAACCCTGATCCCAAGGAGTAA